The proteins below are encoded in one region of Pelecanus crispus isolate bPelCri1 chromosome 4, bPelCri1.pri, whole genome shotgun sequence:
- the EIF4E gene encoding eukaryotic translation initiation factor 4E: MATVEPETTPNPQPSEEEKTEPAPSQEVASPEQYIKHPLQNRWALWFFKNDKSKTWQANLRLISKFDTVEDFWALYNHIQLSSNLMPGCDYSLFKDGIEPMWEDEKNKRGGRWLITLNKQQRRSDLDRFWLETLLCLIGESFDDYSDDVCGAVVNVRTKGDKIAIWTTECENRDAVTHIGRVYKERLGLPPKIVIGYQSHADTATKSGSTTKNRFVV; encoded by the exons ATGGCGACGGTGGAACCG GAAACCACTCCCAACCCTCAGCCttcagaagaggagaaaaccGAGCCAGCACCTAGTCAGGAGGTTGCCAGCCCTGAACAGTATATTAAGCATCCACTACAAAACAG atGGGCACtctggttttttaaaaatgacaagaGCAAAACTTGGCAAGCAAATCTTCGTCTTATCTCAAAGTTTGATACTGTTGAAGATTTTTGGGC TTTATACAACCATATCCAGCTCTCTAGTAATTTAATGCCCGGTTGTGACTACTCGCTCTTTAAG GATGGGATTGAACCCATgtgggaagatgaaaaaaacaagCGAGGAGGACGATGGCTAATTACACTAAACAAACAGCAGAGACGAAGTGACCTTGATCGCTTCTGGCTAGAGACA CTGCTGTGCCTTATTGGGGAGTCGTTTGATGACTACAGTGATGATGTATGTGGTGCTGTTGTTAATGTTAGAACTAAGGGTGATAAAATAGCAATATGGACAACTGAATGTGAAAACAGGGATGCTGTTACGCATATAGG gagaGTATACAAGGAAAGATTAGGACTTCCTCCAAAGATAGTGATTGGTTATCAGTCCCATGCAGACACAGCTACTAAGAGCGGCTCCACCA